A window of the Lepisosteus oculatus isolate fLepOcu1 chromosome 14, fLepOcu1.hap2, whole genome shotgun sequence genome harbors these coding sequences:
- the LOC138242755 gene encoding zona pellucida sperm-binding protein 3-like has translation MRSFLFVLCLCTGAGLPALISAGPAGWDSRELALQADLPAPEDAAQSEDLNLADAPSEDLSASENDSQSLAPDFRRLPVSRDAYSPYFDKEKMKPEAGSRPLPAYIKSVLFPPQRGRQPARPAIGGTRGVAVWCDSSRMYVRVSRLLFGFSCRPSEVTLGNCSVSRTTRLYFYFIYGLHECGTERSVVQGRLVYSNTLRYAPPSSSAPVHRFIPFSVPVKCSYNRFHYSYKVGYVPTWARRRTFFKDLKNKHSFVLLTTNSHWVRLSPKDEYFLGQPMYFQATAYFATVE, from the exons ATGCGCTCGTTTCTCtttgtgctgtgcctgtgcaCAGGGGCTGGGCTCCCCGCACTGATCTCCGCcgggccggctggctgggactctcgggaattagcgctccaggccgacctcccggctcctgaagacgcagcccagtcggaggatttgaacctggcagatgcgccctccgaagacctgtctgcaagcgagaacgactcgcagtccttggctcccgactttcgccgccttcccgtgtccagagacgcgtactcgccctacttcgacaaggagaagatgaagcccgaagccggcagccgccccttacccgcctacatcaagagcgtcctgtttcctccccagcgagggcggcagccggctcgcccggccatcgggggcacccgaggagtggctgtgtggtgcgactccagcaggatgtacgtgagggtcagtcggctcctgttcggcttcagctgtcggccatcggaggtgaccttgggcaactgcagcgtcagccgaaccacacgcctttacttctacttcatctacgggcttcacgagtgcggcaccgagcgatcg gttgtccagggccgcctggtgtactccaacactctccgctatgccccgccctcctccagtgcacctgtgcatcgcttcattcccttctctgtgccggtcaagtgctcctacaacag gttccactactcctacaaggttggctatgtccccacgtgggccaggagaaggaccttcttcaaggacctgaagaacaagcacagctttgtcctgctcaccaccaact cccactgggtccggctctctcctaaggatgagtacttcctgggtcagcccatgtacttccaggccactgcctactttgccacagTGGAGTAG